Proteins co-encoded in one Aspergillus flavus chromosome 2, complete sequence genomic window:
- a CDS encoding putative short-chain dehydrogenase, with protein MGLFSSAEPPLTEANLSNQSGKTFVVTGATSGYGLHLATILYQHGGKVYLAARNASRAQSVIDDITRRHPESKGQLVYLHLDLGDLSTIKKSAEEFLTKESKLHVLWNNAGVMIPPQGSTTAQGYELQLGTNVIGPFLFTKLLYPALAKAAADSPPNSVRVVWLSSSAVRMAPTPAIDFSNMDYHKDEGAWTKYGRSKAANVLLAVEFARRSKKDGVASITLDPGTSMTDLQRTMPCWQVAAVKLVGQRPEVGAYTELFAGLQPDIDPVNSGNWIVPPGRVVAGRKDLYDPELSEKFWQWNEEQVRSYL; from the exons ATGGGCTTGTTTTCATCGGCAGAGCCTCCCTTGACTGAGGCCAATCTCAGTAACCAAAGTGGAAAG ACCTTCGTTGTGACCGGTGCGACATCCGGATATGGCCTGCACCTAGCAACCATCCTCTATCAACATGGTGGTAAAGTATATCTTGCGGCCCGCAATGCATCCAGAGCGCAAAGTGTAATCGACGACATCACAAGACGCCACCCCGAATCTAAAGGACAACTGGTCTATTTACATCTCGATCTCGGTGACTTATCGACAATCAAAAAGTCAGCCGAGGAATTCCTGACAAAGGAATCCAAGCTCCACGTGCTCTGGAATAATGCCGGCGTGATGATTCCTCCCCAGGGATCCACAACCGCTCAGGGCTATGAGCTTCAGCTCGGCACGAATGTCATCGGGCCATTTCTCTTTACCAAGCTGCTCTATCCAGCTCTGGCCAAAGCTGCAGCAGACTCTCCCCCGAACTCAGTCCGCGTAGTATGGTTATCCTCTTCGGCGGTCAGGATGGCCCCCACCCCGGCGATTGATTTTTCGAATATGGACTACCACAAGGACGAGGGAGCTTGGACAAAATATGGGAGAAGCAAAGCTGCCAATGTTCTACTCGCCGTGGAGTTTGCGCGGCGCTCCAAGAAGGACGGTGTCGCAAGCATC ACGCTTGATCCGGGTACCTCAATGACAGACCTGCAGAGAACAATGCCTTGTTGGCAAGTCGCTGCCGTG AAACTAGTCGGACAGCGACCGGAGGTGGGTGCGTATACCGAGCTGTTTGCTGGTCTCCAGCCTGATATCGATCCTGTTAATTCGGGAAATTGGA TTGTCCCTCCGGGAAGGGTGGTGGCAGGTCGCAAAGACCTCTATGATCCGGAGTTGTCTGAGAAATTCTGGCAATGGAATGAGGAACAGGTCCGGTCTTACTTGTGA